Genomic DNA from Niabella ginsenosidivorans:
TGGCAGAGGAAAATACCCATGGCCCATAAAATAAAAAAAAGGCAGGCTACTCACATCGCGCCGCTACAACCACCTATCCTTGCTGCCTTCCGACCCTGGGGAGTTTCGGTAGGAGCTGGCCGTATAAGACCTGCCGGCGGCAAATATAATGCAATGCAGTCAAAAGGGAAAGAATTGCGCCCGGAAAATCATTTTTTATTGTCCTGCCTGGGCAAGGGTTTACTGATAACGGCTTTTGACACCAGTGCTTTCCCAAAACGGTTCTTAATAGCATCCACGGCTTTATACAGGTTTAATTTATCATCCTGCCGGCTGAACAGGTTCATTTGCATACCATCATCTGCCAATTGGCTGAACCGAACGCCTATCAGGCGTACGGGCCGTCCTTGCTGATAGGATTTCTCAAAGATCTCTTTTGTCTTTTTTATCAGTTCATCATCCAGTGCCGTATAGGAAATGGTCTCCTGCCTGTTGGTGGTTTCAAAATCGCTATAGCGGATCTTTACTGCCACGCATCCTGCCAGTTTACCATCCTGCCGGAGGTCATAGGCATTCCGTTCTGTAAGCCCTACCAGCTTTTTATGAAGATATTCCGTATCGGTCTGATTTTCATGAAATGTGGTTTCGCGGCTCATGCTTTTTTGTTCCCATTGCGTTTCCACCTCCGCACTCCCTATCCCCTGCGCCTTGCGCCAAAGTTCCTCCCCCCATTTGCCCAGCCGGCTTACCAGCAGATCACGGGGCGTCATGGCAATATCTTTAATGGTCCTTAATCCCATCTTTTGTAACTGCTGCTCTGTTCGCTTGCCCACGCCATTAATTTTTTCAATGCCCAAAGGCCATAAAAATGCCTTTTCTTTTCCGTGCGGAATTTCCAGGAACCCGTTGGGTTTTGCCTCGTTGGTGGCCATTTTACTGATAAATTTGGCTGATGAAAGCCCGCAGGAGATGGGCAGGTTGGTTTCTTTGATGATGTACGTACGCAGCTCGCGCGTATATTGGCTCACCCCAAAGAATTTATCCATGCCGGTAAGATCGCAATAGAACTCATCAATGGAGGCTTTTTGAAAAAGCGGCACCTTAGAAGCAATAATATCTGTAACTAAACGGGAATAATAGCTGTACCGCTCATAGTTTCCTTTTAAAATGATAGCCTGCGGGCAAAGTTTTACGGCTTTCTGCATAGGCATAGCCGAATGCACACCAAATTTGCGAGCCTCATAGCTGCAGGTAGAGACTACTCCACGATTTGAAGTGCCCCCCACAATTACCGGCTTTCCTTTTAAGGCGGGATTCATCAGCATTTCCACGGATACGAAAAAGGAGTCCAGGTCAAAGTGAACGATATAGGATTTTTGCTCCCTCACCTGTCAAACCTACATAAAATTTCTCATCCCGGATTGAGGCTTTTCACCGGGGCGTGCGCCTGCCTTACCGGACAACCAGATCTTCACACATAGGGAATGTGATACAACCCGGGGATCGGCTAACAGAACTATAACGATTTTGCAGAAGGGTGTGGTAACAGTTTTTTTATACGCCTGCTTTTATTTTCTTTTTCAGCAGTACGATCTGCCCTAAATGATAATGCGCATGCTCCACCTGCCCCTGGAAATTTTTGTAGGCGCTGGAACAGCCCGGCAATATAGGCTCCGGCAATTTTTTTTCATCAAATTCCCGTATTACAGCTGCCAGCTCCTCTGCAGAATGCAGATTGTCGTCCTTTAAAAGCTTCCATTCCTTTTCACAACTGATCACAGGAGCATCAAAACCGTTCCTATCATTTAAATGAGGCGCGATCCTTTTTCCACGCCGTGCTATCGCACGATTCCAGTAGGTAATGTGATGAACAATTTCCGCAATCGTGTTGGGAGTAAAAGACAATTGGGTAACAGCTTCCTGCCAGGTGACGTCTGCCAG
This window encodes:
- the dinB gene encoding DNA polymerase IV — translated: MREQKSYIVHFDLDSFFVSVEMLMNPALKGKPVIVGGTSNRGVVSTCSYEARKFGVHSAMPMQKAVKLCPQAIILKGNYERYSYYSRLVTDIIASKVPLFQKASIDEFYCDLTGMDKFFGVSQYTRELRTYIIKETNLPISCGLSSAKFISKMATNEAKPNGFLEIPHGKEKAFLWPLGIEKINGVGKRTEQQLQKMGLRTIKDIAMTPRDLLVSRLGKWGEELWRKAQGIGSAEVETQWEQKSMSRETTFHENQTDTEYLHKKLVGLTERNAYDLRQDGKLAGCVAVKIRYSDFETTNRQETISYTALDDELIKKTKEIFEKSYQQGRPVRLIGVRFSQLADDGMQMNLFSRQDDKLNLYKAVDAIKNRFGKALVSKAVISKPLPRQDNKK
- a CDS encoding DinB family protein encodes the protein MEAPKLTDLIANHLFEVHFGNNWTEVNIADTLADVTWQEAVTQLSFTPNTIAEIVHHITYWNRAIARRGKRIAPHLNDRNGFDAPVISCEKEWKLLKDDNLHSAEELAAVIREFDEKKLPEPILPGCSSAYKNFQGQVEHAHYHLGQIVLLKKKIKAGV